A single region of the Drosophila ananassae strain 14024-0371.13 chromosome 4 unlocalized genomic scaffold, ASM1763931v2 tig00000073, whole genome shotgun sequence genome encodes:
- the LOC123257887 gene encoding trichohyalin-like has product MTGSLAKEEKTAEAGKTSNQSENYDVESVIRVASCAWNAIHCLLASYEYDLYSSWLESHFTSLKDCINKMEKDNSFTKDSAIIKFCRSIAENNKLYKELKNLNNPAEKFSQLEKIITGFKLKDLEDKVSFLMLLKEESDFTAIQKAYRDEWSFYDLINDRDFKKTYIDKAVTESANKSFKKDIDKCIKLAEQGKKAASKYLGRKGVELQAYYTETDNAYRVLNINSINYNRSEPTRMSDILQQEKDIKELNIYCNKKHEIHAHRKGKERYYEFKEGAYYEMKSTWPVKDGSEMCTMIINVSSDGITEVLKFNDEDFVLSDEILELIKQNDELYIQGLSLYDAVLEKVAYRKEPEGELDPKVDADNSLPPSINSNASTQTEVNLQHTETQTEVASQQIETKTEVNLQHTGTQTEFASQQMDELILNNQMLSEKNVELKQEMSNLKKEAVELKQEIEAGLQVINKKHHELIQENQRLQEKLETTQAEANQTIVKLEKQNSNLQDRFEKEEQKNTELQTELAQKNEELAGVLKELQGKAQELKGVYEEKRKLKEELKIVNAGKKNLEKELNQAREDAEQIMVERRQQKERLKDQLRELDQEYKVQVEIEQKIKESDRQDSDLQDTLGEERLKLNIEELENEYEEFPGDKVLTLELTKDEDKVEELRNELEREKEKCKQLLEEENEWGDELVGMLDGLEEKIRADEQRSFNNQLTGEISNESGNAPRQK; this is encoded by the exons ATGACTGGAAGTTTGGCTAAGGAAGAAAAAACAGCAGAGGCAGGAAAAACAAGTAATCAGTCAGAGAATTATGATGTTGAATCAGTTATAAGGGTAGCATCATGTGCTTGGAATGCAATACATTGCTTGTTGGCATCTTATGAATACGATCTATATTCGTCATGGCTTGAATCGCATTTTACATCCCTCAAGGACTGTAtcaataaaatggaaaaagaCAATTCtttcactaaggactctgcTATAATAAAGTTCTGCCGCTCAATtgcagaaaataataaattatacaaagagttaaaaaatttaaataatcctgctgaaaaattttctcAATTAGAGAAGATAATAACAGGCTTTAAACTAAAAGACCTAGAAGACAAGGTAAGCTTCTTAATGCTTTTGAAAGAAGAAAGTGACTTCACTGCTATACAGAAGGCTTATAGAGATGAGTGGAGTTTTTATGACCTAATAAATGATAGAGATTTTAAAAAAACGTACATAGATAAAGCAGTAACAGAGTCTGCTAATAAGAGCTTTAAGAAAGATATAGATAAATGCATAAAGTTGGCAGAGCAGGGAAAAAAAGCTGCAAGTAAATATCTTGGAAGGAAAGGCGTAGAGCTTCAAGCTTATTACACAGAAACTGATAACGCTTATAGAGTTTTGAATATCAACTCTATTAATTACAATAGAAGTGAGCCAACCAGGATGAGTGACATTTTACAGCaagagaaagatattaaagaGCTGAATATCTATTGCAATAAAAAACATGAAATACACGCTCATCGGAAAGGTAAGGAAAGATATTATGAATTTAAAGAGGGCGCATATTATGAAATGAAAAGCACTTGGCCTGTAAAGGATGGATCCGAAATGTGTACCATGATTATAAATGTGAGTAGCGATGGCATAACTGAAGTACTAAAATTTAATGATGAAGATTTTGTGCTATCGGATGAGATCTTAGAATTGATAAAGCAAAATGATGAATTATATATTCAAGGTCTCTCCTTATATGATGCTGTACTAGAAAAAG TGGCCTATCGCAAGGAACCAGAGGGGGAATTAGACCCTAAAGTTGATGCTGACAATAGCCTTCCTCCTTCTATTAATAGCAATGCATCAACTCAAACGGAAGTCAATTTACAACACACTGAAACTCAAACAGAAGTTGCTTCACAACAAATCGAAACTAAAACGGAAGTCAATTTACAGCACACTGGAACTCAGACAGAATTTGCTTCACAACAAATGGAtgaattgattttaaataatcAGATGCTGTCCGAAAAAAACGTTGAATTGAAGCAAGAAAtgtcaaatttgaaaaaagaAGCTGTTGAATTGAAGCAAGAAATAGAAGCAGGGTTGCAAGTGATAAATAAAAAGCACCATGAATTAATACAAGAAAATCAGCGACTACAGGAGAAACTAGAAACAACCCAAGCAGAAGCTAATCAAACAATTGTAAAGTTAGAGAAGCAGAATAGCAATTTACAAGACAGGTTTGAAAAAGAGGAGCAAAAAAACACGGAATTGCAAACTGAACTGgcacaaaaaaatgaagaattaGCAGGTGTGTTAAAAGAGCTACAAGGGAAAGCACAAGAACTTAAAGGTGTATATGAAGAAAAAAGAAAGCTAAAGGAAGAGCTGAAAATTGTTAATGCAGGAAAGAAGAATTTGGAAAAAGAGCTAAATCAAGCACGAGAAGATGCGGAACAGATAATGGTTGAACGACGCCAGCAGAAAGAGCGCTTGAAAGATCAGCTAAGAGAATTAGATCAGGAATATAAGGTACAAGTAGAAATTGAGCAAAAGATTAAAGAATCAGATAGGCAGGATAGCGATTTACAAGATACACTTGGAGAAGAGAGACTAAAACTCAACATTGAAGAACTAGAAAACGAGTACGAGGAATTTCCAGGAGATAAGGTGCTTACACTTGAACTCACTAAAGATGAAGATAAAGTCGAAGAGTTAAGAAACGAGCTAGAGCGTGAGAAAGAAAAGTGTAAACAATTATTAGAAGAAGAAAATGAATGGGGTGATGAATTGGTAGGAATGCTTGATGGACTGGAAGAAAAAATTCGTGCTGATGAACAAAGGAGCTTCAACAATCAATTAACGGGAGAAATTTCTAATGAGTCTGGTAATGCTCCACGACAGAAGTAA